Proteins encoded together in one Lathyrus oleraceus cultivar Zhongwan6 chromosome 5, CAAS_Psat_ZW6_1.0, whole genome shotgun sequence window:
- the LOC127083751 gene encoding uncharacterized protein LOC127083751 isoform X1 gives MGGVTSSMAAKLAFFPPNPPSYKLVKEEVTDLLLMEPFPHRENVEVLQFRNRRGTEIVAMYVRHPMAKSTVLYSHGNAADIGQMYELFVELSIHLRVNLIGYDYSGYGQSSGKPSETNTYADIEAVYKYLEENYGAKQEDIILYGQSVGSGPTLDIAARLPQLRAVILHSPILSGLRVMYPVKKTYWFDIYKNIDKIPLVKCPVLVIHGTADEVVDCSHGKRLWELCQQKYEPLWLKDGNHCNLELYPEYLRHLRRFISTVEKSPPQRLSFRRSVDKVEQSRGSTDFSEKPRKSMEKPRKSTDCRDKPPKSTDRTEKQKYHEFKFKNSEKLDKLKVQFDQTERSTERSRRSVEYNNDKSRSIEFQEKSRRSVDVQFERPRKSIDWLDKIRAP, from the exons ATGGGTGGAGTGACTTCATCAATGGCAGCGAAATTGGCGTTCTTTCCACCGAATCCACCGTCGTACAAGCTAGTTAAAGAGGAAGTAACGGACTTGTTGTTGATGGAACCGTTCCCGCACCGTGAAAACGTTGAAGTTTTGCAGTTTCGGAATCGGCGTGGAACGGAGATCGTGGCTATGTATGTTCGTCATCCAATGGCGAAATCGACGGTGCTTTATTCGCATGGAAATGCTGCTGATATTGGTCAGATGTATGAGCTTTTCGTTGAGCTCAGTATTCACTTGCGTGTTAATCTCATTGG ATACGATTACTCTGGCTATGGACAGTCATCAGGGAAG CCGAGTGAGACTAATACTTATGCTGACATCGAAGCTGTATATAAGTATCTTGAAGAGAACTATGGTGCTAAGCAGGAAGACATAATCCTTTATGGGCAATCCGTTGGGAGTGGTCCTACTTTGGATATTGCTGCTCGTTTGCCCCAATTGAGAGCTGTTATTCTCCATAGTCCAATACTATCGGGGTTGAGAGTGATGTACCCTGTGAAAAAGACATACTGGTTTGACATTTATAAG AACATTGATAAAATTCCGCTGGTGAAGTGTCCAGTGCTTGTAATTCAT GGAACTGCTGATGAGGTTGTTGATTGTTCTCATGGTAAACGTTTATGGGAGCTATGCCAACAAAAATACGAACCCTTATGGCTTAAAGATGGAAATCACTGTAATTTGGAGCTCTATCCAGAATACCTTAGACATCTCAGACGATTCATATCAACGGTAGAAAAGTCACCACCCCAAAGACTGAGTTTTAGAAGAAGTGTGGATAAGGTAGAACAATCCAGAGGAAGTACTGATTTCTCGGAAAAGCCAAGGAAGAGCATGGAAAAGCCAAGAAAGAGCACAGATTGCAGAGACAAACCTCCAAAAAGCACTGATCGGACAGAAAAACAGAAATATCATGaattcaaattcaaaaattctgaaaaattagATAAGTTAAAGGTCCAATTTGACCAGACAGAGAGGTCGACAGAGAGGTCGAGAAGAAGCGTAGAGTACAACAACGACAAATCTAGAAGCATTGAGTTCCAAGAGAAATCCAGAAGAAGTGTTGATGTTCAGTTTGAAAGGCCGCGGAAGAGTATTGATTGGCTGGATAAAATTCGCGCGCCTTGA
- the LOC127083751 gene encoding uncharacterized protein LOC127083751 isoform X2: MAIYLSESGIKKKGSSCVELKLKLITFHLFSLSDRYDYSGYGQSSGKPSETNTYADIEAVYKYLEENYGAKQEDIILYGQSVGSGPTLDIAARLPQLRAVILHSPILSGLRVMYPVKKTYWFDIYKNIDKIPLVKCPVLVIHGTADEVVDCSHGKRLWELCQQKYEPLWLKDGNHCNLELYPEYLRHLRRFISTVEKSPPQRLSFRRSVDKVEQSRGSTDFSEKPRKSMEKPRKSTDCRDKPPKSTDRTEKQKYHEFKFKNSEKLDKLKVQFDQTERSTERSRRSVEYNNDKSRSIEFQEKSRRSVDVQFERPRKSIDWLDKIRAP; this comes from the exons ATGGCAATCTACTTATCTGAAAGTGGGATAAAAAAAAAGGGGTCAAGTTGTGTTGAACTGAAACTGAAATTGATCACTTTTCATTTGTTCTCACTTTCAGATAg ATACGATTACTCTGGCTATGGACAGTCATCAGGGAAG CCGAGTGAGACTAATACTTATGCTGACATCGAAGCTGTATATAAGTATCTTGAAGAGAACTATGGTGCTAAGCAGGAAGACATAATCCTTTATGGGCAATCCGTTGGGAGTGGTCCTACTTTGGATATTGCTGCTCGTTTGCCCCAATTGAGAGCTGTTATTCTCCATAGTCCAATACTATCGGGGTTGAGAGTGATGTACCCTGTGAAAAAGACATACTGGTTTGACATTTATAAG AACATTGATAAAATTCCGCTGGTGAAGTGTCCAGTGCTTGTAATTCAT GGAACTGCTGATGAGGTTGTTGATTGTTCTCATGGTAAACGTTTATGGGAGCTATGCCAACAAAAATACGAACCCTTATGGCTTAAAGATGGAAATCACTGTAATTTGGAGCTCTATCCAGAATACCTTAGACATCTCAGACGATTCATATCAACGGTAGAAAAGTCACCACCCCAAAGACTGAGTTTTAGAAGAAGTGTGGATAAGGTAGAACAATCCAGAGGAAGTACTGATTTCTCGGAAAAGCCAAGGAAGAGCATGGAAAAGCCAAGAAAGAGCACAGATTGCAGAGACAAACCTCCAAAAAGCACTGATCGGACAGAAAAACAGAAATATCATGaattcaaattcaaaaattctgaaaaattagATAAGTTAAAGGTCCAATTTGACCAGACAGAGAGGTCGACAGAGAGGTCGAGAAGAAGCGTAGAGTACAACAACGACAAATCTAGAAGCATTGAGTTCCAAGAGAAATCCAGAAGAAGTGTTGATGTTCAGTTTGAAAGGCCGCGGAAGAGTATTGATTGGCTGGATAAAATTCGCGCGCCTTGA